The DNA region GGAGAAGACGGCCGTCTGACGCATAACGGGTTCAAACTGGAGTTGTCCCGCCCGGTCTGTATTGCTCCGGTTGTTTAACATTGCTTGGTGTAAAGTGCAATAACGTCAAGATTAGCTGTGGAAATCCTGTCTGTATGACAGGGCTTCCACAGTTTTTTTTGTGTCCGTAGAAATTTGATTTTAGAAATGTGCTATGAATATCGCTTCTAGAAATTTACTAATTTAGACCTATAGATGGAATTATATGTTTAATTTAAAATGAATATATTAAAGCGCTTACATAAAGATTGCGTTACGAGGGTATTGGGCTTACCAATTCGATTGGGGGAGGCAATGGTTTATGGGAAATCGATCGTTATGGATGCGTACGTTGCGAACGGCTGGAGTATCCTTGCTGAGTTCGGCGTTACTGGTTACTTCGCTCGGCCTTGGAGGAACTGCGGTCACGCATGCTGCGGGTGCACGTCAGATGGAATTGCTGGATCGTGGCGTTGTTGCAGTGAAGACAGGTACGGGTGTATTTGTCAGTTGGCGGCTTCTGGGCACGGAAGGGTCGAATGTGTCGTATAATGTCTACCGGGATGGAACCAAGGTAAACGCATCGCCCATAACGAACAGCACCAACCTCCAGGATGCAAGCGGGACAAGCAGTTCCAAATATACGGTTCGAGCCGTAGTCAGTGGAACCGAGCAGGCTGCTTCGGCGGCGGTCAGCGTATGGGGCAATAATTATTTGTCCGTACCTCTCAGTGTGCCAGCAGGGGGTACAACACCGGATGGTGTAGCCTACACGTACAGTGCCAATGATGCGAGTGCAGGGGATCTGGACGGTGACGGTGAGTATGAATTGATCGTGAAGTGGGACCCGTCCAACTCCAAGGATAACTCCCAAAGCGGCTATACAGGCGAAGTATTTATAGATGCCTATAAATTGAATGGAACGCGCCTGTGGCGTATCAGTCTGGGCAAAAACATTCGTGCGGGGGCTCATTACACCCAGTTTATGGTGTACGATCTGAACGGAGACGGCAAGGCCGAAGTGGCGATGAAAACGGCAGATGGGACCAGGGATGGTACGGGTGTGGTCATCGGCGATGTCAGCAAGGATTACCGGAATTCAAGCGGATATGTCCTGTCGGGACCGGAGTTCCTTACGATCTTCAATGGGCAGACCGGTAAAGCACTTTCCACAGTGAACTATGAACCAGCGCGTGGCAATGTGTCTGATTGGGGAGACAACTACGGCAACCGGGTGGATCGATTCCTTGCAGCGATTGCGTATTTGGATGGGGAGCGGCCAAGTCTGGTCATGGCACGCGGTTATTACACTCGGACTGTGCTGGTGGCGTACAATTGGAGAGATGGACAACTAACTAAGCAGTGGACGTTTGACTCCAACGCGTCAGGTAATTCAGGATACGCAGGACAGGGCAACCATAATCTGAGCGTTGCAGACGTGGATGGCGATGGCAAAGACGAAATCGTTTACGGAGCGATGGCGGTGGATGACAATGGTAAAGGTCTGTATACGACAGGACTGAAGCATGGAGACGCCATGCATCTGAGTGATCTGGACCCGGATCGTGCAGGTCTTGAAGTATTCCAGGTCCATGAGACACCTTCCAATGCCGGGGTGGAGTTCCGGGATGCGCGTACAGGTCAGTTAATCTGGGGCATACCTACGACGAAAGATATTGGACGTAGCATGGCAGCCGATATCGATCCACGTTATAAGGGTGCCGAAGTATGGGCGGATGGTGGTTTGTATACAGCCAAAGGACAGAAAATCGGGACAACCTTACCTTCTTCCACGAATTTTGGCATCTGGTGGGACGGTGATTTGCTCCGCGAACTGCTGGACAGCAACCGGATTGATAAATGGGATTACGCCAATAGCAAAACCGTTAATCTGCTGACCGCTTCTGGTGTCTCTTCCAGTAATGGAACGAAATCCACACCGAATCTGCAGGCTGACCTGTTCGGAGATTGGAGAGAAGAAGTGGTATGGCGGACCAATGATAGTTCAGCGCTGCGTATCTACACAACAACAGCGATTACGGATAAACGTATCTATACCCTGATGCACGATCCGGTATACCGTCTTGGCGTAGCCTGGCAAAATGTAGCCTATAACCAACCGCCGCACACCGGTTTTTATTTGGGAGATGGCATGAGTACACCTCCTGTACCCAATATCCGGTATGCAGGCAAATAAGCATAAGCATACAGGCAGGCGATCCCAATGAAGGCTTTGCAACGAATAAGAGTTGTTTAACGCAGGGGAACAATGGACTCGGGTCCGTTGTTCTTCTTTTTCACCCCTTGAACAGAAAATCGGCAGAAATCGGAAAAAACGTTTGACAGCCATATGTACTGCCCTTATGATACGTATATAACTTACTAAACAGGTAGGAATAATAAAAATGACGTTGCTTTACATTGCAAAGCAGTCATTGACAGTCACATTAGAAAAGCAACGTGAACAGAATAACGTTCTCACCGTATAGACGGAGGAACACCGCAGCACATCATTCTGGATGAAGCATACACGGCCTTTGGACCGGCATGACTTTATGAGGGAGAAGTGCGCGGGAGTTCCTCCGTTTTTTGTTTTTTTTCGGTGCGTTCCATGCTGTTCAGCCTGTTGAAGGAGTCTTGCAGAACCATTCGGGGGGAGTGTTATCTATGAAAAAGAAAATTCATAAGGGTATTCTGGTTGGTCTGGCATTGGTGTTAACAGGGGTACTGGCGGCATGCGGATCGGAAGGCGGTGGATCGAATGCAGCAGGAACACCGGAGGGAGCGGAAGGCGGCAAAGAAGGGGCAAAAGCGATCGAGCTGCTGAATGTATCCTATGATCCGACACGTGAACTCTATGAGCAATATAACAAGGCGTTTGCGGCGTATTGGCTGAAAGAGAAGGGCCAGGAAGTGACGATTAAGCAGTCTCATGGCGGTTCAGGTAAACAGAGTCGTTCCGTGATTGATGGTCTGGACGCGGATGTGGTTACGCTGGCTCTAGGATATGACATCGATGCCATTGAGGATAAAGGTTTGATCAATGCGGGTTGGCAGGACAAATACGAGCATAACAGCTCCCCTTATACATCCACGATTGTATTTTTGGTACGCAAAGGCAATCCGAAAGGCATTAAGGATTGGGATGATCTCATCAAGGGAGATACACAGGTTATTACACCGAATCCCAAGACGTCCGGCGGAGCACGCTGGAACTATCTGGCGGCATGGGGATATGCGCTCAAACATAACAACAATGATGAAGAGAAGGCCAAAGCATTTGTTGCAGAATTGTTCAAACATGCGCCTGTTCTTGACTCTGGAGCGCGTGGAGCGACGACGACGTTTGTAGAGCGCGGTATTGGTGATGTACTGCTTGCATGGGAGAATGAGGCTTTCTTATCGGTTAAAGAGCTGGGTCCGGACAAATTCGATATTGTTGTGCCTTCCGTCAGCATTCTGGCTGAACCACCTGTAGCGATCGTGGATAAAAATGCAGACAAAAAAGGAAGTCGTGAAGTGGCGGACGCCTATCTGAAATATTTGTACAGCGAAGAGGGGCAGACCATTGCTGCCGAGAACTATTACCGTCCAACCCTGGACAGCGTGAAGGAAAAGTTCAAGGACCAGTTCCCGCAGCTTGAGCTATTTACATTGAACGATGTGTTTGGCACATGGCGGGATACGCAAGCCAAGCACTTTAATGACGGCGGTATCTTTGACCAGATTTATGTTCCGGGCAGCTAATGCGATTTCTGACATCAATGATGTTGCGTAACCATGTAAGCGGCCAACCAGTCCTACCGACTGAAGGCAGAGAGGATGAACGTGCATGAGCAAGGTGATGGCGGCCCGGAGTCGCACGCTGCCGGGATTCGGATTAACGATGGGTTACAGTGTGCTCTACCTGAGCCTTGTTGTACTTATTCCATTGGCAGCGCTCTTGTTTAATTCCACAGGACTGACCTGGTCCACGATGATTGAGGTGGCGACGAATCCCCGGGTACTGGCTTCCTTTCAGGTGAGCTTTCTAACTGCAGGCGCAGCGGCTCTGATCGATTTGGTCCTCGGGCTGCTCCTGGCTTGGGTACTGGTCCGGTATGACTTCCCCGGAAAACGGCTGTTTGATGCCGTTATTGATTTGCCTTTTGCCTTGCCGACGGCTGTGGCGGGGGTTGCCTTAACGGCATTGTATGCCGGAAATGGCTGGATCGGACAGTTGGTGGAACCTCTGGGCATTAAGCTGGCATATTCACAGGCAGGCATTACTCTTGCGCTGATGTTTATCGGAATTCCGTTTGTGGTGCGTACGGTACAGCCGGTATTGCAGGAACTGGAGGCTGAGGTGGAGGAAGCTGCGGCTACGCTTGGAGCGGGAAGATGGCGGATATTCCGGAAGATCCTGCTTCCCGATCTGATCCCGCCGCTGCTGACAGGTTTTGCGTTAGCTTTTGCCCGAGGCATAGGCGAATATGGCTCAGTGGTATTTATCTCAGGCAATATGCCGATGAAAACGGAGATTGCGCCCCTGCTAATCATGGCGAAGCTGGAGCAGTTCGATTATGCGGGAGCTACGGCGGTAGCCTTGCTGCTGCTGCTGGTCTCTTTTGTCCTATTGCTGATCATTAATTCATTGCAGCGCTGGAGCCGAAAGGCAGGCAGAGCTTAACGCATATAAATAAGCCAACCTATATAAGTTGAACTTAACCTTTACACGATAACGGAGAGGACAGAAAAATCTGGAGAAGCGGAGCGTTTGCCTTTATCCCCGGATTTCCCCTTTTTAGGATTGGTTCAAGAAAAATCGGGGGATAACAGCAATCGGAAGATGCTCTGACCGCGCAGTGGCTTAGTGTAAAATCATTTGTTCAACTTATATAAACCAAAAGGAGGTACAGAATATGGCGGGTTCCGTTCCATTAACGCCTGCTTCCCGTGTGCGAACCGGGCCGAGTCCAAACCGTGCAACCACGGAAGGGCCATGGGTTAAATGGCTGTTGATCGGATTGGCAAGTCTGGTGCTGCTCTGGCTGCTCATCTTGCCGCTGGTGATCGTGCTAATGGAGGCGTTAAAGCAGGGCTGGGGTGTCTACATCGCCGCGCTTACCGAACCGGACGCCATGTCAGCCCTGAAACTTACGCTGTTGGTTGCCGGGATCACCGTGCCTCTGAATACGATATTCGGTGTGGCGGCCGCGTGGGTTATTACCAAGTTTCAGTTCAGGGGCAAAGGGCTTATGATCACCCTGATTGATCTTCCGTTTTCGATCTCGCCTGTCGTGGGCGGGTTGATCTTTGTCCTGGTCTTTGGTTCGAATGGATGGTTTGGACCGTGGCTGGCCCACCATGATATCAAAATTATTTTTGCGCTGCCAGGCATTGTGCTGGCTACATTATTCATTACGTTTCCCTTCGTCGCCAGAGAGCTGATTCCGCTGATGGAGGATCAGGGCACGAGGGAAGAAGAAGCGGCCGTTACGCTTGGGGCCTCCGGCTGGCGGATCTTCTGGAACGTGACGCTGCCCAACATCAAGTGGGGACTGCTGTACGGCATTATTCTGTGTAATGCGCGGGCGATGGGCGAGTTCGGAGCCGTGTCTGTTGTGTCGGGGCATATTCGCGGAGAAACCAACACGCTGCCGCTGCATGTCGAGATTTTGTATAACGAGTACCAGTTCTCGGCATCATTTGCCGTCGCTTCCCTGTTGTTGATCCTGGCTTTGGCTACGTTGCTGCTCAAGAGCTGGCTGGGGCATAAAACGATTCCTGAAAAGTGAAGAGAAGGGGCCCGATGCTCCTTAATCCTTGCCGGATGCCTTAGCCTGGGTGACAGTATGGCATAAAAATAAATTTTGCCTCATAATCATAAAAATTCGGATTGACAGCTACTGGAAGCCCTGCTAATGTATAAACCAAGTATATAGGTTGGATAAGAATGAATTATAAAGTCGGTTGGATGACAGCACACGAGTTGAATATCGCGGGCAGCAGCCCGAGAAGAGGAGGCGGCTCTATGGCTAAGCCGTTAAAAGTGGATGAGGTATGGATGGATCGCATTGCCGGACAGCTGAATGACATGGAGTTTGGCTCCCTGCACATCGTTGTACACGAAGGTCAGATTGTACAGATGGAGCGGACCGAACGCAAGCGATTTGAAAATGCGCCCTCCGGCAGCGCCTCCAAATCCGGCAGCACTGCACGAAGCAATACACCCCGTTCGTTGCGCGGATCAAATGCGAGCGCGAAGGGATAGGCTTAAGGTGATCCACGATTGAACCTGTTATCATATGTTTGGACCTTTTCTATAATGGAAATCGAAGTATGCAAAATGCTGAAAGAAGTGAAAATCATAAAAAGAGAAGCCGACGATTTCGCGGGCTTCTCTTTTTTTTGATATTGAATTAACTTGAGAATGCACATATCAGGCAAACCAGTTAAAAGGTTCACTTTTCGGAAATGGCTCCGGGTGTGCGTGGTTTATGGAGATTCAGCTCCAGGTTCAGGTTCTCATTGGCATATGTGTCTGTACTCATATTCAATCCATCATCGGAATCGGTGTGTCCCACATAGGGACGATCACTGCGAGAAGGACTTCCTGTCAGGCCGAAACCGGAGATGAACAGAATGAGTTGCAATCCGAGCGCATAGGGAGCAGCAACGAGTCCAATCAGATGCAAAAGGCCGCACAGTGCAATCAGCAAGGATAGCGCCTTGGTAACTGTACCTGCTGTATCCTGTCTTGGGCTCGCCCAGAGCAGATAGCCATAAATTATG from Paenibacillus sp. JNUCC-31 includes:
- a CDS encoding YezD family protein, which codes for MAKPLKVDEVWMDRIAGQLNDMEFGSLHIVVHEGQIVQMERTERKRFENAPSGSASKSGSTARSNTPRSLRGSNASAKG
- the cysW gene encoding sulfate ABC transporter permease subunit CysW, translating into MAGSVPLTPASRVRTGPSPNRATTEGPWVKWLLIGLASLVLLWLLILPLVIVLMEALKQGWGVYIAALTEPDAMSALKLTLLVAGITVPLNTIFGVAAAWVITKFQFRGKGLMITLIDLPFSISPVVGGLIFVLVFGSNGWFGPWLAHHDIKIIFALPGIVLATLFITFPFVARELIPLMEDQGTREEEAAVTLGASGWRIFWNVTLPNIKWGLLYGIILCNARAMGEFGAVSVVSGHIRGETNTLPLHVEILYNEYQFSASFAVASLLLILALATLLLKSWLGHKTIPEK
- a CDS encoding sulfate ABC transporter substrate-binding protein; translation: MKKKIHKGILVGLALVLTGVLAACGSEGGGSNAAGTPEGAEGGKEGAKAIELLNVSYDPTRELYEQYNKAFAAYWLKEKGQEVTIKQSHGGSGKQSRSVIDGLDADVVTLALGYDIDAIEDKGLINAGWQDKYEHNSSPYTSTIVFLVRKGNPKGIKDWDDLIKGDTQVITPNPKTSGGARWNYLAAWGYALKHNNNDEEKAKAFVAELFKHAPVLDSGARGATTTFVERGIGDVLLAWENEAFLSVKELGPDKFDIVVPSVSILAEPPVAIVDKNADKKGSREVADAYLKYLYSEEGQTIAAENYYRPTLDSVKEKFKDQFPQLELFTLNDVFGTWRDTQAKHFNDGGIFDQIYVPGS
- a CDS encoding rhamnogalacturonan lyase, encoding MGNRSLWMRTLRTAGVSLLSSALLVTSLGLGGTAVTHAAGARQMELLDRGVVAVKTGTGVFVSWRLLGTEGSNVSYNVYRDGTKVNASPITNSTNLQDASGTSSSKYTVRAVVSGTEQAASAAVSVWGNNYLSVPLSVPAGGTTPDGVAYTYSANDASAGDLDGDGEYELIVKWDPSNSKDNSQSGYTGEVFIDAYKLNGTRLWRISLGKNIRAGAHYTQFMVYDLNGDGKAEVAMKTADGTRDGTGVVIGDVSKDYRNSSGYVLSGPEFLTIFNGQTGKALSTVNYEPARGNVSDWGDNYGNRVDRFLAAIAYLDGERPSLVMARGYYTRTVLVAYNWRDGQLTKQWTFDSNASGNSGYAGQGNHNLSVADVDGDGKDEIVYGAMAVDDNGKGLYTTGLKHGDAMHLSDLDPDRAGLEVFQVHETPSNAGVEFRDARTGQLIWGIPTTKDIGRSMAADIDPRYKGAEVWADGGLYTAKGQKIGTTLPSSTNFGIWWDGDLLRELLDSNRIDKWDYANSKTVNLLTASGVSSSNGTKSTPNLQADLFGDWREEVVWRTNDSSALRIYTTTAITDKRIYTLMHDPVYRLGVAWQNVAYNQPPHTGFYLGDGMSTPPVPNIRYAGK
- the cysT gene encoding sulfate ABC transporter permease subunit CysT, with the protein product MSKVMAARSRTLPGFGLTMGYSVLYLSLVVLIPLAALLFNSTGLTWSTMIEVATNPRVLASFQVSFLTAGAAALIDLVLGLLLAWVLVRYDFPGKRLFDAVIDLPFALPTAVAGVALTALYAGNGWIGQLVEPLGIKLAYSQAGITLALMFIGIPFVVRTVQPVLQELEAEVEEAAATLGAGRWRIFRKILLPDLIPPLLTGFALAFARGIGEYGSVVFISGNMPMKTEIAPLLIMAKLEQFDYAGATAVALLLLLVSFVLLLIINSLQRWSRKAGRA